The following proteins come from a genomic window of Candidatus Hydrogenedentota bacterium:
- the leuC gene encoding 3-isopropylmalate dehydratase large subunit: MARNIYEKIWDAHVVYEEPGRDTLLFIDRHFVHEVTSPQAFEGLRLAGRKVRHPELTFATMDHNIPTTDRTKPIADALSKTQVEALLANCKQFGVTCFDMNSEFNGIVHVIGPELGLTQPGFTIVCGDSHTATHGAFGALAFGIGTSEVEHVLATQTLLQRKSKTMEVRLSGKLGAGVTPKDVILAIIGKIGTAGGTGYVLEYTGEVIRNMTMEGRLTVCNMTIEAGARAGLVSPDTTTFEYLKGRPRLPKGTSHEELVRGWQAWASDPGCSYDSLVELDGAAIEPQVTWGTSPGMVTGVSGTVPRLNEIADANARLAAKKALEYMDLPEGLPIRDITINKMFLGSCTNGRIEDLREGARVAKGYKVHAAVEQALVVPGSRQVKALAEKEGLDQIFREAGFEWREPGCSMCLAMNADVLNPGDRCAATSNRNFEGRQGKGGRTHLVSPAMAVAAAIEGHFVDIRDWEYK, translated from the coding sequence ATGGCAAGGAATATTTACGAGAAAATCTGGGACGCTCACGTGGTGTACGAGGAACCGGGCCGGGACACGCTGCTGTTCATTGACCGGCATTTTGTTCATGAGGTGACTTCGCCCCAGGCCTTCGAGGGTCTGAGGCTGGCGGGGCGCAAGGTGCGGCACCCTGAACTCACGTTCGCGACCATGGACCACAACATTCCGACTACGGACCGCACTAAACCCATTGCGGACGCCCTGTCAAAGACCCAGGTTGAGGCGCTCCTCGCCAACTGCAAACAGTTTGGAGTGACGTGCTTCGACATGAACAGCGAGTTCAACGGCATTGTGCACGTGATCGGTCCGGAACTGGGGCTGACGCAGCCGGGATTCACCATCGTATGCGGGGATTCGCATACGGCGACGCACGGGGCGTTTGGCGCGCTCGCGTTCGGCATCGGCACAAGCGAGGTCGAGCACGTGCTGGCCACCCAGACCCTGTTGCAGCGAAAATCAAAGACCATGGAAGTGCGTCTGAGCGGCAAACTGGGCGCGGGCGTCACGCCGAAGGACGTAATCCTCGCCATCATCGGCAAAATCGGCACGGCCGGCGGCACAGGCTATGTGCTCGAATACACCGGGGAAGTGATCCGCAACATGACGATGGAAGGGAGGTTGACGGTCTGCAACATGACTATCGAGGCCGGGGCCCGGGCCGGTCTCGTATCTCCCGATACCACCACGTTTGAATACCTGAAGGGCCGGCCCCGTCTGCCGAAGGGCACGAGCCACGAGGAACTTGTCAGAGGATGGCAGGCCTGGGCATCCGACCCCGGCTGTTCCTACGACTCGCTCGTTGAACTCGATGGGGCAGCAATCGAGCCGCAGGTCACGTGGGGCACCTCGCCCGGAATGGTCACGGGCGTCAGCGGCACGGTGCCGCGGCTGAACGAGATTGCGGATGCCAACGCGCGTCTCGCTGCCAAGAAGGCCCTGGAATATATGGATTTGCCCGAGGGACTGCCCATCAGAGACATCACGATCAACAAGATGTTCCTCGGTTCATGCACGAACGGCCGCATCGAAGACCTCCGGGAAGGCGCCAGGGTGGCCAAAGGCTACAAAGTCCACGCGGCCGTTGAGCAGGCCCTCGTGGTACCCGGTTCGCGGCAGGTCAAGGCGCTGGCCGAAAAGGAAGGCCTGGACCAGATCTTCAGGGAAGCCGGGTTCGAGTGGCGTGAACCCGGCTGCTCGATGTGCCTGGCCATGAACGCCGACGTGTTGAATCCGGGCGACCGGTGTGCGGCAACGTCGAATCGCAATTTCGAGGGACGCCAGGGCAAGGGCGGCCGGACGCACTTGGTGAGCCCGGCCATGGCCGTCGCCGCCGCAATCGAAGGACACTTCGTCGACATTCGCGACTGGGAATACAAATAG
- a CDS encoding ferredoxin-NADP reductase, producing MASLADLDISKPFVATVISNERITPADSEEDIRNIVIELEDDFSYTVGDSIGLLVPGPHEFGSEYHLRLYTIAGGKKASGGKTRLTLCVKRCFYIDDYSGEKYEGKASNYFCDRTAGDKLTMAGPYKGAFSIPDDDTTNLLMVGLGTGIAPFRAFVRHIYDERGGWKGKVRLFFGAKTGLEMIYMNDKRDDFANYYDEGTFKAFEAVSPHPALDAPIALDKAIEQNAHEVWDMVRDPDTYVYVAGHEKVSELLDEAMAKIAGSQEKWQRRKAELKAGKRWMELMY from the coding sequence ATGGCGTCTCTGGCAGACTTGGACATCAGCAAACCGTTTGTGGCAACGGTCATCAGTAACGAACGCATCACTCCGGCGGACTCGGAGGAGGATATCCGGAATATCGTTATTGAGCTGGAGGATGACTTCTCGTACACCGTGGGGGACAGCATCGGGCTGCTGGTGCCGGGTCCGCACGAGTTTGGCAGCGAATATCACCTCCGCCTGTACACCATAGCCGGCGGCAAGAAGGCCTCCGGCGGAAAAACGCGCCTGACGCTCTGCGTGAAGAGGTGTTTTTACATCGACGACTACAGCGGCGAGAAGTACGAAGGCAAGGCTTCCAACTATTTTTGCGACCGGACGGCCGGTGATAAGCTCACGATGGCAGGGCCGTACAAAGGCGCGTTCTCGATCCCCGATGACGACACGACGAACCTCCTGATGGTCGGATTGGGCACGGGCATCGCCCCGTTCCGCGCATTTGTTCGCCACATTTACGACGAGCGCGGCGGCTGGAAGGGCAAAGTTCGCCTGTTCTTCGGCGCCAAGACCGGTCTCGAAATGATCTATATGAACGACAAGCGCGATGACTTCGCCAACTACTACGACGAAGGAACGTTCAAGGCGTTTGAGGCGGTCAGCCCCCATCCAGCGCTCGATGCCCCCATCGCGCTGGACAAAGCCATCGAGCAGAACGCTCACGAAGTGTGGGACATGGTCCGCGACCCCGATACGTATGTCTACGTGGCCGGACATGAGAAGGTGAGCGAACTTCTGGACGAGGCCATGGCCAAGATCGCCGGTTCGCAAGAGAAATGGCAGCGGCGCAAGGCCGAGCTCAAGGCAGGCAAGCGCTGGATGGAGCTTATGTATTAG
- the leuD gene encoding 3-isopropylmalate dehydratase small subunit produces the protein MKPFTMLTGIVAPLEALNVDTDQIIPKQFLKRVARTGYEDALFFDWRYLDDGKTPNPDFEMNAPRYQGASILLAKDNFGCGSSREHAPWALDNYGFRCLLAPSFADIFYNNCFNNGILPIKLPGGVVEQLFQEVRAREGYRLTIDLPAQTITKPNGESIAFDLDPFLKERLLNGWDQIALTLRHEDKIRAYEERRGLA, from the coding sequence ATGAAACCATTTACCATGCTGACGGGCATTGTCGCGCCGCTCGAGGCGCTCAATGTCGATACGGACCAGATTATCCCGAAGCAGTTTCTCAAGCGCGTGGCGCGCACGGGCTACGAAGACGCCCTGTTTTTCGACTGGCGCTACCTTGACGACGGCAAAACGCCGAATCCTGATTTCGAGATGAACGCGCCGCGGTACCAGGGGGCGAGCATTCTGCTGGCCAAGGACAATTTCGGCTGCGGCTCGTCGCGCGAACATGCTCCCTGGGCGCTTGACAACTATGGATTCCGGTGCCTGCTGGCGCCGTCCTTCGCCGACATTTTCTACAACAACTGCTTCAACAATGGCATACTCCCCATCAAGCTGCCGGGTGGAGTGGTCGAGCAATTGTTCCAGGAAGTGCGCGCCCGGGAAGGGTATCGACTGACAATCGACCTGCCCGCGCAGACGATTACGAAACCGAACGGCGAGAGTATCGCGTTTGATCTGGACCCGTTTCTCAAGGAACGGCTCCTGAACGGTTGGGATCAGATTGCGCTGACCCTCCGCCACGAAGACAAGATTCGCGCCTACGAAGAACGCCGGGGGCTGGCATAA
- a CDS encoding metallophosphoesterase family protein, which yields MRYAIISDIHGNLEALNVVLAYIDEHTIPRTICLGDVVGYGASPDECVSAIRARDIPTILGNHDAVACGQEEPWGFNQLALSAVKWTTEHLSPDNLEWLKNLPLSMVCDSFLAVHATPEEGEWDYIFSWQETRPYIDKLLERNYRVCFFGHTHCPGIFTDDGVYALDEESRFTLDPRKVYLINPGSVGQPRDDDARASFGIFNSETEEYELVRVPYDVDAAARRIVEAGLPLFLADRLHQGH from the coding sequence GTGCGCTACGCCATCATCTCCGACATTCACGGCAATCTGGAAGCCCTTAATGTCGTCTTGGCGTATATCGATGAGCACACGATTCCCCGGACCATATGCCTCGGGGACGTTGTCGGCTATGGCGCATCGCCCGACGAATGCGTGTCAGCCATTCGCGCGCGGGACATTCCCACTATTCTTGGCAATCACGATGCCGTAGCCTGCGGCCAGGAAGAGCCGTGGGGATTCAACCAGCTCGCCTTATCGGCCGTCAAGTGGACTACCGAACACCTCAGCCCGGACAATCTCGAGTGGCTCAAGAATCTGCCCCTGAGCATGGTCTGCGACTCGTTCCTGGCTGTTCATGCCACCCCGGAAGAGGGGGAATGGGATTACATCTTCTCGTGGCAAGAGACGCGGCCCTATATTGACAAACTGCTCGAAAGAAACTATCGCGTATGCTTCTTTGGCCATACGCATTGTCCGGGCATCTTCACCGACGACGGGGTGTACGCCTTGGACGAAGAGTCAAGATTCACCCTGGACCCCCGGAAGGTATACCTGATCAACCCCGGCTCGGTAGGACAGCCCCGGGACGACGATGCCCGGGCGTCGTTCGGCATCTTCAACTCGGAAACCGAGGAATACGAGCTGGTGCGGGTTCCTTATGACGTTGATGCGGCGGCCCGGCGCATCGTCGAGGCGGGTCTTCCGTTGTTTCTTGCTGACCGCTTGCACCAAGGGCACTGA
- a CDS encoding LacI family DNA-binding transcriptional regulator — MEKTTRPNDMSWTIHDIAREAGVSAKTVSRVVNQERGVAEDTRRRVESIIEEVAYYPHTGARSLRTTTRDCIGVTLPAPRSVVPLSSTMLNWLFVELDRVFGSKGNFVVFDLNPYATANHHDYARGLWEQRYSGLVIAGVLTEDDPVVRRVHKSGAPYMTSCRMDTFPECSSATIDIEEGAYLSTDYLIKRGHKRIGMLKPFRNMQPGNARLRGYARACEANGIPFDENLVRPVTLESADVINAVFRLLSDPTVTALIDSSGGEDSASIREGVRRTGRVLGKNVDVLPWTYSHNATVLNEACAHLWLPLREAMAEGFELLEKWFRNEAEGPVHVLYHTILRETPGEDEVFEKHTVFQLIT; from the coding sequence ATGGAGAAAACGACGCGTCCTAACGACATGTCATGGACGATTCACGATATCGCGCGTGAGGCGGGTGTCTCGGCGAAGACCGTCAGCCGTGTGGTGAATCAGGAGCGGGGCGTCGCGGAAGACACGCGGCGGCGGGTCGAGTCTATCATCGAAGAAGTGGCGTACTACCCGCATACGGGGGCGCGCAGCCTTCGCACGACCACCCGCGACTGCATTGGCGTGACGTTGCCGGCCCCCCGTTCGGTCGTTCCGCTGAGCAGCACCATGCTGAACTGGCTGTTCGTCGAGCTGGACCGGGTATTCGGGTCGAAGGGGAATTTCGTTGTGTTCGATCTGAACCCCTACGCGACGGCCAACCACCACGATTATGCCCGCGGCCTCTGGGAACAGCGGTACTCCGGCCTGGTAATCGCCGGTGTTCTGACCGAAGACGACCCCGTGGTCCGCAGGGTACACAAGTCGGGCGCCCCCTACATGACCTCCTGCCGCATGGATACGTTCCCCGAGTGCAGCAGCGCCACGATTGATATCGAGGAGGGGGCGTATCTGAGCACGGATTACCTCATCAAGCGGGGCCACAAGCGCATCGGCATGTTGAAGCCGTTCAGGAATATGCAGCCCGGCAACGCCCGTCTCCGCGGCTACGCGCGCGCCTGCGAAGCCAACGGCATTCCCTTCGACGAAAACCTGGTCCGCCCGGTCACCCTGGAGTCGGCGGACGTAATCAACGCTGTCTTCCGGCTGCTCTCCGACCCGACGGTGACCGCGCTGATCGACAGCAGCGGCGGCGAAGACTCCGCGAGCATCCGCGAAGGAGTGCGGCGCACCGGACGCGTCCTCGGCAAGAACGTCGACGTGCTGCCGTGGACCTATTCCCACAACGCGACGGTGCTCAACGAAGCATGCGCGCACCTGTGGCTCCCGTTGCGCGAAGCCATGGCCGAAGGGTTCGAACTCCTCGAGAAATGGTTCCGGAACGAGGCCGAAGGGCCGGTTCATGTCCTCTATCACACGATTCTTCGCGAAACCCCGGGTGAAGACGAGGTGTTCGAGAAGCACACCGTGTTCCAGTTGATTACCTGA
- a CDS encoding prepilin-type N-terminal cleavage/methylation domain-containing protein, producing the protein MRKRAGFTLIELLVVIAIIGILAAILLPALARAREAARRASCANNLKQLGIVLKMYANESKGEKFPHKVQGPQMPTDDPSVPRVATEMCWMPNPASIYPEYLTDPNVLICPSDPEGKNMLDPNTGGNWVRADGELDMNPADGINLLDGWGRFANQGDSSYTYMGYAVGSNEWIDNEIWGGGDAELGALLAAQALLPLFNDTEADHTIAHPTLGNLNAYRLREGIERFFITDINNPASSSMAQSTLAVWWDVLNTSVNDFNHIPGGSNVLYMDGHVEFIRYPSEKFPVSEDLARIGGVDAAT; encoded by the coding sequence ATGAGGAAGCGAGCTGGATTTACGTTGATTGAACTGTTGGTGGTTATTGCAATTATCGGCATACTTGCCGCTATCTTGCTGCCGGCGCTCGCGCGCGCCCGTGAGGCTGCCAGAAGGGCGAGTTGCGCCAACAACCTGAAACAACTCGGAATTGTTCTGAAGATGTACGCCAACGAATCGAAGGGCGAAAAGTTCCCTCACAAGGTACAAGGCCCTCAGATGCCAACGGATGACCCGAGCGTTCCGCGTGTCGCGACCGAAATGTGCTGGATGCCCAATCCGGCCAGCATCTATCCCGAATACTTGACTGACCCGAACGTGCTCATTTGCCCCTCGGACCCGGAAGGCAAGAATATGCTGGACCCGAACACGGGCGGCAACTGGGTCCGCGCCGACGGCGAACTTGACATGAATCCTGCCGACGGCATCAACCTCCTTGACGGATGGGGAAGATTCGCGAACCAGGGCGACTCATCCTACACCTATATGGGGTACGCCGTTGGCAGCAATGAATGGATTGACAATGAGATCTGGGGTGGCGGCGATGCGGAGCTGGGTGCGCTTCTGGCCGCCCAAGCGCTCCTGCCTCTGTTCAACGACACCGAAGCAGACCACACCATCGCCCATCCCACGTTGGGAAACCTTAACGCATACCGTCTTCGCGAGGGCATCGAGCGGTTCTTCATCACGGATATCAACAATCCGGCTTCCAGCAGCATGGCTCAGTCTACCCTGGCAGTCTGGTGGGATGTGCTGAATACCTCCGTGAATGATTTCAACCACATCCCCGGCGGCTCTAACGTGCTCTATATGGACGGGCACGTCGAGTTCATCCGGTATCCCAGCGAAAAATTCCCCGTGTCTGAGGACCTTGCCCGGATCGGCGGTGTCGACGCCGCGACCTGA
- a CDS encoding pectate lyase, with amino-acid sequence MSPRTAALSILFTAVFPAWAGQDAAPGREQAAGALRKAVEFFQNDVSIEGGYLWRYTADLTLREGEGKATATQAWVQPPGTPTVGTSFLQAYEKTGEPYLLDAARQTAHALVKGQLVSGGWQYSIEFDPKKRESYAYRADSPEAKGQNVSTLDDNTTQAALRFLMQMDKTLNFEDEAIHGAVMYGLEKLLAAQYPNGAWPQRFTGSYNSQDFPVKPASYPDEWSRTYEGAYYQGYYTFNDSTINDAIETMFDAAETYDRADCREAALRAGDFIILAQMPDPQPGWAQQYDAEMHPAWARKFEPPAVTGGESQAVMHTLLYLYRKTGETKYLEPLPRALDYYEKSALPDGRLARFYELRTNTPLYFTKDYQLTYSSDDMPTHYAFIVDSSLASIRKEYERLKNTPPEELKTQSAPSKPRMTPELAQRAQALIDALDERGAWTEAGDLRYHPKGSADRVIDTQTFVRNIGALSDYLAALES; translated from the coding sequence ATGAGCCCACGTACAGCAGCGTTGAGCATCCTGTTCACGGCCGTTTTCCCGGCATGGGCCGGCCAAGACGCCGCCCCGGGCCGGGAACAGGCTGCGGGGGCGCTCCGGAAGGCCGTGGAATTCTTCCAAAACGACGTGTCCATCGAGGGCGGCTATTTGTGGCGGTACACGGCCGACCTCACGCTGCGGGAAGGCGAAGGCAAGGCCACCGCAACGCAGGCATGGGTACAGCCTCCCGGCACGCCGACCGTGGGCACGTCCTTTCTTCAGGCGTACGAGAAGACGGGCGAACCCTATCTCCTCGACGCGGCACGGCAAACGGCCCATGCACTCGTGAAAGGGCAGCTGGTTTCCGGGGGCTGGCAATATTCGATCGAATTCGACCCCAAAAAGCGCGAATCATACGCATACCGCGCTGATTCGCCTGAGGCCAAAGGCCAGAACGTCAGCACCCTCGACGACAACACGACCCAGGCCGCCCTGCGCTTTCTGATGCAGATGGACAAGACCCTCAACTTCGAGGATGAGGCCATTCACGGCGCGGTCATGTATGGGCTCGAAAAGCTGTTGGCGGCGCAATACCCGAACGGCGCGTGGCCGCAGCGATTCACCGGCTCGTACAATTCCCAGGACTTCCCCGTCAAGCCTGCATCGTATCCTGACGAGTGGTCTCGGACCTATGAAGGAGCCTACTACCAGGGTTACTACACGTTCAACGACAGCACCATCAACGACGCCATAGAGACCATGTTCGACGCCGCGGAGACATACGACAGGGCCGACTGCCGCGAGGCCGCGCTGCGCGCAGGCGATTTCATCATTCTCGCGCAGATGCCCGATCCGCAGCCGGGCTGGGCGCAACAGTACGACGCCGAAATGCACCCCGCATGGGCCCGGAAATTCGAACCTCCGGCGGTCACCGGCGGAGAATCGCAGGCGGTGATGCATACGCTCCTGTATCTGTACCGAAAGACCGGCGAAACAAAATACCTCGAACCCCTCCCCCGCGCGTTGGATTACTACGAGAAATCCGCGCTGCCGGACGGCCGTCTCGCGCGGTTCTACGAACTCCGCACCAACACTCCCCTGTATTTCACCAAGGATTACCAGCTCACGTACAGCAGTGACGATATGCCCACGCACTACGCCTTTATCGTGGATTCATCGCTCGCTTCCATTCGCAAGGAATACGAGCGTCTCAAGAACACGCCGCCAGAAGAATTGAAGACCCAGTCCGCCCCTTCTAAACCGCGCATGACCCCCGAACTTGCCCAAAGAGCCCAGGCCCTCATCGATGCGCTGGACGAACGCGGCGCATGGACCGAAGCGGGAGACCTCCGGTATCACCCCAAAGGGTCCGCCGACCGCGTTATCGACACCCAGACGTTTGTCCGGAACATAGGCGCATTGTCCGACTATCTCGCAGCGCTGGAATCGTAA